In the genome of Raphanus sativus cultivar WK10039 chromosome 9, ASM80110v3, whole genome shotgun sequence, the window GCAAACAGCAAGGCCCACAACACAAGCCAATGCAACACAGAATACAACAAAGAAAACATCGAAACCAAGAAATATGATACACAGCCtgcaagttaaaaaaaaaacagagtataaagtaaaataaagcAATCACCAAAAGATACAACTTTCAAAgggaaacaaaaatgaaaagaaaggatACCAATAGAGCTGAGGAGCGTCACTAGAGAGTGTTTGGCCTCCCGCAGATACCCAGTAGAATCCGATTACCCACCAGATGAACGAGAACATTGTGTTGGCTGATTCAAGATGCTTTGCAGAATTACTGAGACCACTAAACATCAACAATCAACAAGGGTCAAGGAAGGATCGAAATGGCCTAAGCCATCTCTGAGACTCTGACACAAGATCAGGCGTGAACTTCTAAACATTACAAGAACATAAGCTTATGATATCAACATTCACCAGAAAGGAAGGTAAGCAAAATCACAGTTCCAATACCCTTCCAACCTAAATGTGGACAAGAGATTGCATTTTGATCCACAGACTATACGCATCAACTAACATTAACCTAGAAACCAAGATTCCGCACTGATCAAAAAGGGTCGAATGGGAAGGAAATAAACTCAAACTAACAACAAAGAAGGATGAAAATGGCCTAAACTATCTCTGAGACTCTGACACCAAGATCAGTTTCCAACCATGTTCTAAATCAAAGCTTGTACTTGTAAACATTAGAAGAACATAAGCTAAGGATACCAATATCTTCACCAAAAAGAAAGCTAAACAATGACACAGTTCAATATCTTCTAACCTAAATGTGGATACGTCACAAGAGAAGTTGCATTTTGATCCACAGATACAATAAGCATCAACTAACATTAACCTAGAAACCAAGATTCAAGACTGATCAATGTACATACAGTTGCTTCCATGTATTTAACCTACAAATCAAATGGATACCTAGTGTTTCCTGTATCCTCCAATTGAGCTAACGAAACGTACTGCTGCGAGGAAGAAGCAGACGATCCGTGGCGCGTGTCTCTCCTTCGCCGACACCTCCTCCTCCTGTACTCAACGCAGACGCACGCCATATGAAGCCCGCACTGAACACCGTAACCGACAACCCAAACTCTCAACGGCATATTAGGCCGTTCGTCGCGGCTGAGGATCAGAACAGCGACGCCGATCGCCACGAAAGCGAGATTCCAGAGGATGTCGAGGAACACCACGGGCTTCGAATACGCCCAATCGCTCTGCCTCTCTTCCAATTGCTCCGCCGCGGTTTCTCTGACCAGCATCGACGGCTCTCGCATCATCCTCCGGCTTCCTGCGTGGCGAAGGAACCTCGCTGCCTCTCTGAGACCTTGTCGCCTGGCGGCGGATCGCTGGATTCCGTTTTCTCCGTCGGCGCTCGCGGTTCTCGTGACGCCGGAAGGGAGGAGCGGCGTTGTGTCGATGATTCCGTCGGAATTGGCTCTACCGACGCGAGAAGAAGGGGGATACGGCGCAGAGTCCGTTCCCGTCGTGTTCGTCGTCGCTGACATTAGGATGAATAGCTTTCTTGAAAATCAATTTCGATTGAAAGGATCGCGATTTGTTCCTAAAGGTTTTGGAGTTTTGGACGTACAAAATTTCCAGaaaggtgagagagagagaccaaaaATAACGTGAGGAAAATTCAGAAATGTTTTTCACATTTAGTCCCTAcactctctcttctcttgtaTTGTGGTCCCTATACTCTCTCCTCTCTTTTTTAGTCCGGAGTCCCTacccttctctctctcctcatGTTCGTTGTTATAGGCTATTTCTctttacattttcatcattttatgttaattattacTCTGGACTCTGGAGTAACCAGGTGCCGCCTtggtattttattttagtttataagctttaattttctatgatttaaatgtataaaataaaaagtatattttatacaGACATTTAGTTATTATGCTTATAATTATTTGATTGgttcatttatttttagatatatcaGATTacacatattattttttatgtttctttttattttattatcttttataatatattttatagtattatGTATAATTCATGTTATATTCAGAAACAAGATAAGAAAGTATGTCTATTGTAGTTTCAAAAGTAAACCTACCcgtatgaatatttttaaaataactaaatcacAAAAATTAATGATATTCTTTTACTTGTTCATTAGTTTTGAGTTGTTTGTAATTTCTAtgcataaaattaaattaaatagtattctttttttttcattctctaCAAAATGTTCATTTTTCTTAGAAGTCATTATCTACCAGCCATATGTaacattatttttctaaaagagaaaaaagcCATAACTATTGTCATAATAAGATAAGAACATAAAAAAGAATAAGATAAGAACATAATAGGATGAATCTGTGAAactagataaataaaaaattcagaaaTATAAGATATGGAGAAGGAGACTAGACGTAGCCGTCTTGAAGTTTTttattgtttccaaacaaaaaagTTAAGATATATTAACAAGACACTGTATAGATATTCTAAAGATCTTTATTtgcatcaattttttttttttgaaaaacagttACTTTAGATATAAAATTAGGAATTGAAAAATGTTAAGATT includes:
- the LOC108827572 gene encoding E3 ubiquitin-protein ligase At4g11680 isoform X3 — translated: MSATTNTTGTDSAPYPPSSRVGRANSDGIIDTTPLLPSGVTRTASADGENGIQRSAARRQGLREAARFLRHAGSRRMMREPSMLVRETAAEQLEERQSDWAYSKPVVFLDILWNLAFVAIGVAVLILSRDERPNMPLRVWVVGYGVQCGLHMACVCVEYRRRRCRRRRDTRHGSSASSSQHGLSNSAKHLESANTMFSFIWWVIGFYWVSAGGQTLSSDAPQLYWLCIIFLGFDVFFVVFCVALACVVGLAVCCCLPCIIAILYAIADEEGASKKDIDQMPKFRFRKIGNGEKLPGETTDRGIMTECGTDSPIERSLSSEDSECCICLCEYEDGVELRELPCNHHFHCTCIDKWLHINSRCPLCKFNILKNENEV
- the LOC108827572 gene encoding E3 ubiquitin-protein ligase At4g11680 isoform X1 yields the protein MSATTNTTGTDSAPYPPSSRVGRANSDGIIDTTPLLPSGVTRTASADGENGIQRSAARRQGLREAARFLRHAGSRRMMREPSMLVRETAAEQLEERQSDWAYSKPVVFLDILWNLAFVAIGVAVLILSRDERPNMPLRVWVVGYGVQCGLHMACVCVEYRRRRCRRRRDTRHGSSASSSQQYVSLAQLEDTGNTSGLSNSAKHLESANTMFSFIWWVIGFYWVSAGGQTLSSDAPQLYWLCIIFLGFDVFFVVFCVALACVVGLAVCCCLPCIIAILYAIADEEGASKKDIDQMPKFRFRKIGNGEKLPGETTDRGIMTECGTDSPIERSLSSEDSECCICLCEYEDGVELRELPCNHHFHCTCIDKWLHINSRCPLCKFNILKNENEV
- the LOC108827572 gene encoding E3 ubiquitin-protein ligase At4g11680 isoform X2, giving the protein MSATTNTTGTDSAPYPPSSRVGRANSDGIIDTTPLLPSGVTRTASADGENGIQRSAARRQGLREAARFLRHAGSRRMMREPSMLVRETAAEQLEERQSDWAYSKPVVFLDILWNLAFVAIGVAVLILSRDERPNMPLRVWVVGYGVQCGLHMACVCVEYRRRRCRRRRDTRHGSSASSSQQYVSLAQLEDTGNTSNSAKHLESANTMFSFIWWVIGFYWVSAGGQTLSSDAPQLYWLCIIFLGFDVFFVVFCVALACVVGLAVCCCLPCIIAILYAIADEEGASKKDIDQMPKFRFRKIGNGEKLPGETTDRGIMTECGTDSPIERSLSSEDSECCICLCEYEDGVELRELPCNHHFHCTCIDKWLHINSRCPLCKFNILKNENEV
- the LOC108827572 gene encoding E3 ubiquitin-protein ligase At4g11680 isoform X4 produces the protein MSATTNTTGTDSAPYPPSSRVGRANSDGIIDTTPLLPSGVTRTASADGENGIQRSAARRQGLREAARFLRHAGSRRMMREPSMLVRETAAEQLEERQSDWAYSKPVVFLDILWNLAFVAIGVAVLILSRDERPNMPLRVWVVGYGVQCGLHMACVCVEYRRRRCRRRRDTRHGSSASSSQHNSAKHLESANTMFSFIWWVIGFYWVSAGGQTLSSDAPQLYWLCIIFLGFDVFFVVFCVALACVVGLAVCCCLPCIIAILYAIADEEGASKKDIDQMPKFRFRKIGNGEKLPGETTDRGIMTECGTDSPIERSLSSEDSECCICLCEYEDGVELRELPCNHHFHCTCIDKWLHINSRCPLCKFNILKNENEV